Proteins co-encoded in one Desulfitobacterium hafniense DCB-2 genomic window:
- a CDS encoding ABC1 kinase family protein produces the protein MPIIIRFFKDKRFRVIITMFLRFVFQLWWLSKKRRFYGEEAYQKQLKAVYQKQARIFAEIAMGMGGLLIKLGQFFSSRVDILPEEYTRELALLQDAVKPVPTADIIRRIEAEYGRPLGEIYLNFSPEPIASASLGQVHTAEIKGHDQVAVKILRPGIEEIISSDFDALRFVVTFAKRYPRIRAAVDLEQIYAEFTETTLDELDYLKEGRHADQFRENFAGEPGIAVPKVYWEYTTRRVLTMEYITGYKINDFAALDKAELDRVKLADTLITAYVQQFLSDAFFHADPHPGNLLVKEDGTLVFLDFGMVGRIDEGMREELISFVMALFKKDTEQMVEVFANLGFLRPHAEKGTLAKGLKLILANIFAEKDLKKVNSEEFLWELREFMYSQPFQIPARTLFLGKALLSIIGICGGLNPRLDLIKTLRPYAEELLAGKEQADGAQGFAQKFILDQAKKTFTDVVGLPERINHLITGLEGGSIRLHPARSFEQNLLQSQREQGNRIVQAIVSSGFLIAGTILLEGPYLKIGIGLIAFSALSFLSLLKSNAGRARSERRGRGNRAMRNASATGFKKPRFHP, from the coding sequence ATGCCGATAATTATTAGGTTTTTTAAAGATAAACGGTTCCGGGTCATCATTACCATGTTCCTGCGGTTTGTCTTCCAATTATGGTGGCTGAGCAAAAAAAGACGTTTTTATGGAGAAGAAGCTTATCAGAAGCAGCTTAAGGCCGTCTACCAAAAACAAGCCAGGATCTTTGCTGAGATAGCCATGGGGATGGGCGGCTTGCTCATTAAGCTGGGACAATTCTTCAGTTCCCGGGTGGATATCCTGCCGGAGGAATATACCCGGGAGCTTGCCCTGCTCCAGGATGCGGTGAAGCCGGTGCCGACGGCGGATATTATCAGGAGGATCGAGGCGGAATATGGCCGCCCGCTGGGGGAGATTTACCTGAATTTTTCTCCGGAGCCCATCGCTTCAGCCTCTTTAGGACAGGTTCATACGGCTGAGATCAAAGGCCATGACCAGGTGGCGGTTAAGATTTTACGCCCCGGTATTGAAGAGATCATCAGCAGCGATTTTGATGCCCTGCGCTTCGTGGTCACCTTTGCCAAGCGCTATCCCCGCATCCGGGCTGCGGTGGACTTAGAGCAGATCTATGCTGAATTCACAGAAACCACCCTGGATGAATTGGATTATCTTAAAGAAGGCCGTCATGCCGATCAGTTTCGGGAGAACTTTGCCGGAGAACCGGGAATTGCCGTGCCAAAAGTGTATTGGGAGTATACCACCCGGCGCGTCCTGACCATGGAGTATATCACAGGCTATAAGATCAATGATTTTGCCGCTTTGGACAAGGCGGAGCTGGACCGGGTCAAGCTGGCCGACACCCTGATCACGGCCTATGTGCAGCAATTTCTCAGCGACGCCTTTTTCCATGCCGATCCCCATCCGGGGAATCTCCTGGTCAAGGAAGACGGCACCCTGGTATTCCTGGACTTTGGCATGGTGGGACGGATCGACGAAGGGATGCGGGAAGAGCTAATCTCCTTTGTCATGGCCCTGTTTAAAAAAGATACGGAACAGATGGTGGAGGTGTTTGCTAACCTGGGTTTCCTGCGCCCCCATGCGGAGAAGGGCACCTTGGCCAAGGGATTGAAGCTTATACTAGCCAATATCTTTGCGGAGAAAGACCTGAAAAAGGTGAATTCCGAAGAATTTCTATGGGAGTTGAGGGAATTCATGTACTCCCAGCCCTTTCAGATTCCGGCCCGGACCTTGTTCCTGGGCAAGGCGCTGCTGTCGATTATAGGAATCTGCGGAGGATTGAATCCCCGGTTGGATCTGATTAAGACCCTGCGCCCTTATGCGGAGGAGCTGCTGGCCGGAAAAGAGCAAGCAGACGGAGCACAAGGCTTTGCCCAAAAGTTTATCCTTGACCAGGCCAAGAAAACCTTCACTGATGTGGTTGGTCTGCCGGAAAGAATCAACCACTTGATCACAGGCCTGGAAGGCGGCAGCATCAGACTCCATCCCGCGCGGAGCTTTGAGCAGAATCTGCTGCAGAGCCAGAGGGAGCAAGGCAATCGCATTGTGCAAGCCATAGTGAGCAGTGGTTTCTTAATCGCCGGCACCATTTTACTTGAAGGGCCTTATCTTAAGATTGGCATCGGATTGATTGCTTTCTCAGCGCTTTCCTTCCTCTCCCTCCTCAAAAGCAATGCAGGGAGGGCCAGATCTGAAAGAAGGGGCAGGGGAAACCGGGCCATGCGCAATGCGTCAGCCACGGGATTTAAGAAACCCCGTTTTCATCCCTAA
- a CDS encoding AbrB/MazE/SpoVT family DNA-binding domain-containing protein, translating to MHHGKFYGSTVMGERGQVVIPAEAREELGIEAGEKLVVFGNKRKGVVIIFKSEVMTRFADMIFRKSRFFEEMFTADSPQERAGQAGTPREKKGDPEKKDDPEE from the coding sequence ATGCATCATGGTAAGTTTTACGGCTCCACAGTGATGGGGGAACGGGGACAGGTGGTTATTCCTGCGGAAGCCAGAGAAGAGCTGGGGATTGAAGCGGGAGAGAAGCTGGTCGTCTTTGGCAATAAGCGCAAAGGGGTCGTCATTATCTTTAAATCGGAAGTCATGACCCGCTTCGCAGATATGATCTTCAGAAAGAGCAGGTTCTTTGAGGAGATGTTCACTGCCGATTCCCCGCAAGAAAGGGCGGGGCAGGCCGGGACGCCGCGGGAGAAGAAAGGTGATCCGGAGAAGAAAGATGATCCGGAGGAATAG
- a CDS encoding RNA-binding domain-containing protein — MKRSEDATTEFKRDYVDDIKKTVIAFANTSGGTLYIGIDDSGQAVGIGDVDNTLLRVSNAIRDTIKPDVTLFVSYEVQMVDNRHIIKITVQKGTASPYYLANKGIRPQGVYIRQGPSSVPATEATILNMIKNTDGENYEDVRSLQQELTFSEAEKAFSSGKIPFGTSQQKTLKITNADGIYTNLGLLLSDQCRHTIRLAVFEGTTKSVFKDRREFSGSLLKQLNEVYETISHYNRTRAEFDGLYRIDRRDYPVEAIREALLNALVHRDYSFSASTLISIFDDRLEFVSIGGLLKGISHDDIMLGISVTRNENLAHIFYRLTLIEAYGTGMPKIMQSYQGYPVAPLIEITDNAFKITLPNLNSNYGVVKEAAPLYGNELMVVEMLKTNESITRKEVEGKLSLSQAAAVNLLKRLVIRGLIRPVGAGKNTRYIRA; from the coding sequence ATGAAACGGAGCGAAGACGCTACTACCGAGTTCAAACGTGACTATGTTGACGATATCAAGAAAACTGTGATAGCTTTTGCCAATACCAGTGGCGGAACCCTCTATATAGGTATCGATGACAGTGGTCAGGCTGTAGGAATAGGGGATGTAGATAATACGCTGCTCAGGGTATCCAACGCGATTCGGGACACAATTAAGCCCGATGTAACACTATTTGTAAGTTATGAAGTTCAAATGGTAGATAACCGGCACATCATAAAAATCACGGTGCAAAAAGGTACCGCCAGTCCTTATTATCTTGCCAACAAGGGTATTCGTCCCCAAGGGGTTTACATTCGTCAGGGCCCCTCTTCCGTTCCCGCCACTGAAGCAACCATTCTAAACATGATCAAAAACACAGATGGGGAAAACTATGAGGATGTACGTTCTCTGCAACAAGAATTAACCTTTAGCGAAGCGGAGAAAGCGTTCAGCTCTGGAAAAATTCCCTTTGGCACCAGTCAGCAGAAAACATTGAAAATAACGAATGCTGATGGTATCTACACCAATTTGGGATTGCTGCTGTCTGATCAATGCCGCCATACCATCCGACTTGCTGTATTTGAAGGAACGACCAAATCTGTCTTCAAGGACAGGCGCGAATTTTCCGGTTCATTGCTTAAGCAACTCAACGAAGTTTATGAAACGATCAGCCACTACAACCGGACCCGGGCTGAATTTGACGGCTTGTATCGTATTGACCGCCGGGACTATCCCGTAGAAGCGATCAGAGAAGCGCTTCTCAACGCCCTTGTTCATAGAGATTACTCCTTCAGCGCCAGCACACTGATCAGCATCTTTGATGACCGCCTTGAATTTGTATCCATTGGCGGTCTGCTTAAAGGTATTTCCCATGATGATATCATGCTGGGCATTTCCGTGACACGCAATGAGAATTTAGCACACATCTTTTACCGTTTAACCTTAATTGAGGCCTACGGTACCGGGATGCCGAAAATTATGCAAAGCTATCAAGGCTATCCAGTGGCCCCCTTGATTGAAATTACCGATAACGCCTTTAAAATCACCCTTCCCAATCTAAACTCCAATTACGGTGTTGTTAAAGAAGCCGCACCGTTGTACGGTAACGAATTAATGGTTGTGGAGATGCTTAAGACCAATGAATCCATCACCAGAAAAGAGGTCGAAGGGAAGCTATCGCTCTCCCAGGCCGCTGCCGTTAATTTATTAAAGCGGCTGGTCATAAGAGGATTGATTCGGCCTGTCGGTGCAGGAAAGAATACCCGCTACATTAGAGCCTAA
- a CDS encoding MBL fold metallo-hydrolase — MIEQVYPDIFKIPIVLPNNPLKATNAYYIKGKERNLLIDTGFNRRECKESMDQALADLGIAMENTDIFITHLHGDHSGLAGYLSRPDNTIYTGKYCADTLLGYAGAGLHGFLNELIAQSGLTNITMSDHPGYTYASDIIEEATNIQDGDILQVGEFSFQCIETSGHAPDHFCLYDQERKILFSGDHILGKITPNNTIWAPPATITRDYLGDYLESLNKIAALDIKVIFPGHRFVLEDGYKRIEELRDHHQRRLEDVMKILGEKSMTGAQVAGQMQWDLTIRSWEDFPPAQKLFATGEALAHLTHLVFQNMVGRELKDGVVYYTRV, encoded by the coding sequence ATGATTGAACAAGTATACCCGGATATTTTTAAAATCCCCATCGTTCTTCCCAACAACCCTTTGAAAGCCACTAATGCCTATTATATTAAAGGGAAAGAACGAAATCTGCTCATTGACACAGGCTTTAACCGGAGGGAATGCAAGGAGTCCATGGATCAAGCACTGGCTGATCTGGGTATTGCTATGGAGAATACGGATATCTTCATAACTCATCTGCATGGGGATCATTCAGGTTTAGCCGGTTATCTGTCCCGGCCGGATAACACAATCTATACCGGCAAGTATTGTGCCGATACGCTGCTGGGGTATGCAGGGGCAGGGCTCCATGGCTTCTTAAATGAGCTGATCGCTCAAAGCGGACTGACCAATATCACGATGTCCGACCACCCCGGGTATACCTATGCCAGCGACATCATCGAGGAGGCAACAAACATACAGGATGGGGATATTCTTCAAGTTGGCGAATTCAGTTTCCAGTGTATTGAGACCTCAGGTCATGCACCGGACCATTTTTGCCTTTATGATCAAGAACGAAAAATCCTTTTCTCCGGCGATCACATCCTGGGAAAAATTACTCCCAATAATACCATTTGGGCACCGCCGGCGACAATCACCAGGGATTATCTCGGCGACTATCTGGAAAGCCTAAATAAAATTGCCGCACTGGATATCAAGGTGATTTTTCCCGGACATCGTTTCGTGCTTGAGGATGGATATAAACGGATCGAAGAACTGAGAGATCATCATCAACGGCGGCTGGAAGATGTGATGAAGATTCTTGGTGAAAAGAGCATGACGGGAGCCCAGGTGGCTGGCCAAATGCAATGGGATCTGACCATTAGGTCCTGGGAGGATTTTCCGCCGGCCCAAAAATTATTTGCCACTGGAGAAGCTCTGGCCCATCTAACCCATCTGGTCTTTCAAAACATGGTGGGCAGAGAATTAAAAGACGGGGTGGTTTATTATACAAGAGTATAA
- a CDS encoding DUF3102 domain-containing protein — MEDVGAERTPLVIAAEINTMKQQVSKVLLHNAIEIGCRLAEAKNLLPHGKWGRWLEESVSYSQKTAGNLIRLFEEYGLPQPASPNWKALSNLSYTQGLILLGVPEEERAQFIAELDLETMSTRELQKAVQERNRAAAERDQARQEKTELQQLLADQEGQLTKMSGEQDNLLNKVAELTQAKAKSEAKAEQLSLDLQSLRQDTAAQVIDRMRNRLDEAYHKARANKVAFLYESLDRTFRELTWELQQFAKEEPESYKVYKNKLINFLTKSLKANM; from the coding sequence ATGGAGGATGTGGGCGCGGAACGCACACCCCTTGTAATAGCCGCTGAAATCAATACGATGAAGCAACAGGTAAGCAAGGTTCTTCTCCACAATGCCATCGAGATCGGCTGCCGCCTGGCGGAGGCCAAGAATTTGCTCCCCCATGGGAAATGGGGCCGGTGGCTGGAAGAGTCGGTCAGTTACTCTCAGAAAACGGCAGGCAACCTGATCCGCCTGTTTGAAGAGTATGGACTCCCACAGCCTGCCTCACCAAATTGGAAAGCGCTTTCCAATTTGAGCTACACTCAGGGGCTTATCCTGCTGGGGGTCCCGGAGGAGGAGCGGGCTCAGTTTATCGCCGAGCTGGATCTGGAGACTATGTCGACCCGGGAGCTACAGAAGGCGGTTCAGGAACGGAATCGGGCTGCGGCGGAGCGGGATCAGGCCCGCCAGGAAAAGACAGAGCTCCAGCAGCTCCTGGCGGACCAGGAAGGCCAGCTAACGAAAATGAGCGGCGAACAGGATAACCTGCTGAACAAAGTGGCCGAGCTGACCCAAGCCAAAGCGAAGAGCGAGGCCAAGGCCGAGCAACTGAGCCTGGATCTGCAAAGCCTTAGGCAGGATACTGCCGCCCAGGTTATCGACCGGATGCGCAACAGGCTTGACGAGGCGTATCACAAGGCCAGAGCCAATAAAGTGGCCTTTTTATATGAAAGCCTGGACCGGACGTTCAGAGAGCTTACATGGGAACTGCAGCAATTTGCCAAGGAGGAGCCGGAGAGTTATAAAGTCTACAAGAATAAGCTTATTAATTTTTTAACGAAGAGTTTGAAAGCAAATATGTAA
- a CDS encoding DUF1659 domain-containing protein, with product MAVIAHPLSSTVVIRYQVGETPSGAPIIRQKSLNYVKADATDQDIYDVAAALFGLSERLTIQTILRKNFDLVDE from the coding sequence ATGGCGGTCATAGCGCATCCACTGAGTTCGACAGTGGTGATACGATACCAGGTTGGGGAAACCCCTTCCGGTGCACCGATTATCAGGCAGAAAAGCCTGAACTATGTCAAAGCCGACGCCACGGATCAAGATATTTATGACGTGGCGGCAGCCTTGTTCGGATTGAGCGAGCGTCTGACTATCCAGACCATCCTCAGGAAGAACTTTGATCTGGTCGATGAGTGA
- a CDS encoding DUF2922 domain-containing protein, producing MAIMNKTILRMTFNTAGNKTFAISLDEPRPDVSKGEIEAAMETVIEKNIFLAPSGELVSKRDIRIVGTTTNDMYDPPMA from the coding sequence ATGGCCATTATGAATAAAACGATTCTCCGGATGACGTTTAACACGGCGGGGAACAAAACCTTTGCCATCAGCCTGGATGAGCCCAGACCTGATGTGAGTAAGGGCGAGATTGAAGCCGCTATGGAAACCGTCATTGAGAAGAATATTTTTCTTGCTCCCAGCGGCGAGCTGGTGAGCAAGAGAGATATTCGGATCGTGGGAACCACAACCAATGATATGTATGATCCCCCCATGGCTTAG
- a CDS encoding Rpn family recombination-promoting nuclease/putative transposase → MAERLNRINDYLFKYIFGRQENKDILLSFLNAVLSPAGEDELTDITLSDRELDPEHLKDKMSRLDILGVANDGSLINIEVQIASEKNIDKRTLYYWAKIYQSQLQSGMLYKDLARTVTVNVLNFSFLPDAQRYHSMFSLYEAHSGLRLNRDLEIHFLELEKWKALSTKPRTRLDKWLMYLSNTDPKELEEIAMSEPAIGKALTVEEIFLKNDKERYLYEMREKGIRDHLSAMDNAKTEGIEQGLAQGIAQGIERGKTEIALSMLKKGLSLNMIAEITDLPIEQIEEIRHRQLS, encoded by the coding sequence ATGGCCGAGCGCTTAAACCGAATCAACGATTACCTGTTTAAATACATCTTTGGTCGCCAAGAGAACAAGGACATTCTGCTGAGCTTCCTGAACGCTGTCCTCTCTCCCGCCGGTGAAGATGAGTTGACCGACATCACCTTATCGGATCGGGAATTGGACCCCGAACATCTCAAAGATAAGATGTCCAGGCTGGATATCCTAGGCGTTGCCAACGATGGCAGCCTCATCAATATCGAAGTACAAATCGCCAGCGAAAAGAATATAGATAAAAGAACACTGTACTACTGGGCCAAGATCTATCAAAGCCAGCTTCAAAGCGGCATGCTTTATAAGGACCTTGCCCGCACAGTCACAGTCAATGTGCTGAACTTCAGCTTTCTTCCTGATGCTCAACGCTACCATAGCATGTTCTCATTGTACGAAGCCCATTCCGGTCTAAGGCTGAATCGCGATTTGGAAATTCATTTTCTTGAGCTGGAGAAATGGAAAGCCCTGAGTACTAAACCGCGGACTCGCCTGGATAAATGGTTAATGTATCTCTCAAATACAGATCCTAAAGAATTGGAGGAAATCGCCATGAGTGAACCAGCCATCGGTAAAGCCTTGACAGTTGAAGAAATCTTCTTGAAGAATGATAAGGAACGGTATCTCTATGAAATGCGGGAAAAGGGCATCAGGGATCATCTGTCGGCTATGGATAATGCTAAAACTGAAGGAATAGAACAAGGACTGGCACAGGGGATAGCACAGGGAATAGAACGTGGCAAAACCGAAATAGCCTTATCCATGCTGAAAAAAGGTTTGTCTCTTAATATGATCGCCGAGATCACGGATTTGCCTATTGAGCAAATTGAAGAAATCAGACATCGCCAACTAAGCTAG
- the smpB gene encoding SsrA-binding protein SmpB, whose product MASEGIKVISDNRKAYHDYFVEEKLEAGVILTGTEIKSIRNGRVNLKDSYARIENGEVWLYQLHISPYEQGNRFNHDPLRKRKLLLNRSEIIKLVGKVQQQGLTLIPTKIYLKRGLAKIELGVCRGKKNYDKRQDIAERDAKREIERHFRDQGKGY is encoded by the coding sequence GTGGCATCTGAAGGGATAAAAGTCATCTCTGACAATCGAAAAGCCTATCATGATTATTTTGTGGAAGAGAAGCTGGAAGCTGGAGTTATCCTCACCGGAACCGAGATCAAATCCATTCGCAACGGGCGTGTCAATCTCAAGGACAGCTATGCCCGGATCGAAAACGGTGAAGTCTGGCTTTATCAGCTGCACATCAGCCCCTATGAGCAGGGGAACCGTTTTAATCATGATCCCCTGCGCAAGCGCAAACTCCTCCTTAACCGCTCCGAGATCATCAAGCTGGTCGGGAAAGTGCAGCAACAGGGCCTGACCCTGATTCCCACCAAGATTTATCTTAAGCGTGGCCTGGCTAAGATCGAACTCGGGGTCTGCCGGGGGAAAAAGAACTACGATAAACGCCAGGATATTGCCGAGCGGGATGCTAAACGTGAGATTGAACGGCACTTCCGGGATCAGGGCAAAGGATATTGA
- a CDS encoding sodium-translocating pyrophosphatase — MDFASTPIWAVLAGLVGLAFAFYFASSVLKESPGNARMQEISLAIQEGAMAFLNRQYKTLIPFVIIIFLILTFLKGWQTAVSFLVGALLSAVAGYVGMGITTRANARTTEAARTSLNKALGVSFRAGAVMGLSVNGLGLIGVAALFLWFQDAETINSFAFGASAIALFARVGGGIYTKAADVGADLVGKVEAGIPEDDPRNPAVIADNVGDNVGDTAGMGADLFESYAATTIAAMLIGAVAFKSLGGGVSGLMLPLMIGIAGILSSIIASFFVRTGENANPQTALNKGLWGTNLLTAIASYAIVQLMITEPVHVSESLTLTANNIFIAIVCGLVVNILIGLLTEYYTSNQKAPAQAIAKASETGAATNIIQGLATGMKSTALPVVVICVATYVSFAAAGIFGIAMAAMAMLSTAGMVVAIDSFGPVADNAGGIAEMADLDPSVRKTTDKLDSVGNTTAAVAKGFAIGSAALTALALFNAYSELAHLDRIDILVPTTIIGLFIGAALPFLFSAFAMEAVGKAAFEMIGEVRRQFREIPGLMEGKAKPDYRACVDISTKAAIRQMIVPGLLAIGSPILVGFLLGKDALGGMLAGGTVSGLLMAIFMANAGGAWDNAKKYVEAGNLGGKGTPTHAAAVIGDTVGDPFKDTAGPSLNALIKVMGTISLIIAPLLI; from the coding sequence ATGGATTTTGCTTCAACGCCTATATGGGCTGTCCTAGCAGGTCTAGTCGGGCTGGCATTTGCCTTCTATTTCGCAAGTAGCGTTTTAAAAGAAAGCCCGGGAAATGCTCGGATGCAGGAGATTTCTCTCGCGATTCAAGAGGGTGCCATGGCATTCCTCAACCGTCAGTACAAAACACTGATTCCCTTTGTAATCATAATCTTTCTTATTCTAACTTTTTTAAAAGGCTGGCAAACGGCTGTATCTTTCCTGGTGGGAGCGCTGCTTTCCGCTGTGGCCGGTTATGTGGGCATGGGAATTACCACCCGGGCTAATGCCCGGACCACGGAAGCTGCCCGGACCAGCCTGAACAAGGCTTTGGGCGTGTCCTTCCGCGCCGGGGCGGTTATGGGTCTTTCTGTTAACGGCTTAGGTCTCATTGGGGTTGCCGCTCTTTTCCTATGGTTCCAGGATGCGGAGACCATTAACTCCTTCGCCTTTGGTGCCAGTGCCATTGCCTTGTTTGCTCGTGTCGGCGGTGGTATCTATACCAAAGCAGCCGACGTGGGTGCGGACCTGGTAGGTAAAGTCGAAGCCGGCATTCCTGAAGATGATCCCCGTAACCCTGCTGTGATCGCCGATAATGTCGGGGATAATGTGGGTGATACCGCCGGGATGGGCGCCGACCTGTTTGAATCTTATGCTGCTACCACCATTGCGGCGATGCTGATTGGCGCTGTGGCTTTCAAATCCCTAGGAGGGGGAGTTTCCGGACTTATGCTGCCGCTGATGATCGGTATCGCGGGAATACTTTCTTCGATTATCGCCAGCTTTTTCGTGCGCACCGGGGAAAATGCCAACCCTCAAACGGCTTTAAACAAAGGCTTATGGGGAACTAACCTTCTAACGGCCATTGCTTCCTACGCCATCGTCCAATTGATGATCACTGAACCTGTCCATGTCAGTGAAAGCTTAACGCTGACTGCTAACAATATATTTATTGCTATTGTCTGTGGATTGGTTGTGAATATTCTGATCGGTTTATTGACCGAGTACTATACTTCGAATCAGAAGGCTCCTGCCCAAGCTATTGCCAAAGCTTCTGAGACCGGTGCCGCCACCAATATTATTCAAGGTCTGGCTACCGGAATGAAGAGTACCGCTCTTCCTGTTGTCGTGATCTGTGTTGCTACTTATGTTTCTTTTGCAGCAGCCGGTATCTTTGGTATTGCTATGGCTGCTATGGCCATGCTTTCTACGGCCGGTATGGTTGTAGCCATCGACTCCTTTGGACCTGTTGCCGATAATGCCGGCGGTATCGCAGAGATGGCTGATCTGGATCCCAGTGTCCGCAAGACCACGGATAAACTGGACTCTGTAGGGAACACCACTGCTGCGGTGGCGAAAGGATTTGCCATCGGTTCCGCGGCCTTGACAGCTTTAGCTCTCTTTAATGCTTACTCTGAGCTTGCTCATCTGGATCGAATCGACATCCTGGTACCCACCACGATTATCGGTCTCTTCATCGGAGCTGCGCTGCCCTTCCTCTTCTCTGCTTTTGCTATGGAAGCTGTAGGTAAAGCTGCTTTCGAAATGATTGGTGAGGTCCGCCGTCAATTCCGTGAGATTCCTGGTCTTATGGAAGGAAAGGCTAAACCGGATTATCGTGCTTGCGTGGATATCTCCACTAAAGCTGCTATTCGTCAAATGATTGTTCCTGGACTCTTAGCCATCGGCTCTCCGATCCTGGTAGGATTTTTACTCGGTAAGGATGCTTTAGGTGGAATGCTGGCCGGTGGAACAGTTTCCGGATTGCTCATGGCCATCTTCATGGCTAACGCCGGTGGAGCCTGGGACAATGCCAAGAAGTATGTTGAAGCCGGAAATCTCGGCGGTAAAGGAACCCCCACCCATGCTGCAGCTGTCATCGGGGACACTGTAGGGGACCCCTTCAAGGATACGGCCGGTCCGTCCTTAAACGCCTTGATTAAGGTTATGGGTACGATTTCTCTGATTATCGCGCCGCTCTTAATTTAA
- the secG gene encoding preprotein translocase subunit SecG, whose product MVIFLTVILVLSSLGLIATVLLQSGVSAGLGAIGGASESFFGKKKGLDAVFQKVSIASAAIFLLSSLGVAWLMK is encoded by the coding sequence ATGGTGATTTTTCTAACCGTAATATTAGTTCTTAGCTCCTTAGGCCTGATCGCAACGGTTTTACTTCAATCCGGTGTGAGTGCAGGTTTGGGAGCTATTGGTGGTGCCAGCGAATCCTTCTTTGGGAAAAAGAAGGGCTTGGACGCTGTCTTTCAAAAAGTTAGCATAGCTTCAGCTGCAATATTTTTGCTGAGTTCTCTGGGGGTAGCCTGGCTCATGAAATAA
- the eno gene encoding phosphopyruvate hydratase → MSYIEEIYGREILDSRGNPTVEVEVLLEDGSMGRAAVPSGASTGAFEAVELRDGDKGRFLGKGVLQAVANVNEVIAPELEGLNPFDQPAIDRELIALDGTENKGKLGANAILGVSLANAKAAAECVGLPLYQYLGGVNAKELPVPMMNILNGGQHADNNVDIQEFMIMPVGAKSFAEALQMGTEVYHSLKAVLKEKSLATAIGDEGGFAPSLESNADALLAIMDAIQRAGYTPGKDIALALDVAATELYRDGKYHLEGEGLTKTADEMIAYYEELVEKYPIVSIEDGLSEEDWEGWKKLTEKLGSKIQLVGDDLFVTNPARLARGIKEKCANSILIKLNQIGTLTETLDAIEMAKRAGYTTVISHRSGETEDVTMAHVAVAVNAGQIKTGAPARTERVAKYNELLRIEEELGETGVYPGHEALGR, encoded by the coding sequence ATGAGTTATATCGAAGAGATTTATGGACGGGAGATTTTGGATTCCCGCGGCAATCCTACCGTTGAGGTGGAAGTTCTTTTGGAGGACGGTTCCATGGGCCGGGCGGCTGTTCCTTCCGGTGCTTCCACAGGTGCTTTTGAGGCCGTTGAACTGAGAGATGGGGATAAAGGCCGTTTTCTGGGTAAAGGCGTTCTTCAAGCCGTAGCGAATGTCAATGAGGTGATTGCTCCGGAATTGGAAGGATTAAACCCCTTTGACCAGCCGGCTATCGATCGGGAGCTGATTGCTCTGGATGGCACTGAAAACAAGGGCAAGCTGGGAGCCAATGCTATTCTGGGGGTTTCTCTGGCGAATGCCAAAGCGGCTGCGGAATGCGTCGGGCTTCCTCTTTATCAATACTTGGGCGGGGTTAATGCCAAAGAACTCCCCGTCCCCATGATGAACATCCTCAACGGTGGTCAGCATGCCGATAATAATGTGGATATTCAAGAGTTTATGATCATGCCTGTCGGTGCCAAGAGCTTTGCCGAAGCTCTGCAAATGGGAACCGAAGTGTATCATAGTCTGAAAGCTGTTCTTAAGGAAAAGTCACTGGCTACTGCCATTGGGGATGAGGGCGGGTTTGCTCCCAGCCTGGAATCCAATGCCGATGCCCTCCTGGCTATTATGGACGCTATCCAGCGTGCCGGCTACACACCTGGCAAAGATATCGCTCTGGCCTTGGATGTAGCGGCTACGGAGCTTTATCGTGATGGCAAGTATCATCTTGAAGGAGAAGGCCTGACCAAGACGGCGGATGAAATGATTGCCTACTACGAAGAGCTGGTTGAAAAGTACCCCATCGTTTCCATCGAGGATGGTTTGTCCGAAGAAGACTGGGAAGGATGGAAAAAGCTTACCGAGAAACTGGGAAGCAAGATTCAGCTGGTCGGGGATGATCTGTTTGTCACCAATCCCGCCCGCTTGGCCAGGGGCATCAAAGAAAAATGCGCCAATTCGATTTTAATTAAACTCAATCAGATCGGAACCCTAACCGAAACGCTGGATGCCATTGAGATGGCCAAACGTGCCGGTTACACAACGGTCATCTCCCATCGTTCCGGGGAGACCGAGGATGTGACCATGGCTCATGTAGCTGTCGCTGTGAATGCGGGACAGATTAAAACAGGAGCTCCCGCCCGGACAGAACGGGTAGCAAAATATAACGAGCTTCTCCGCATCGAGGAAGAGCTGGGGGAAACCGGAGTTTACCCGGGCCATGAGGCTCTGGGCCGTTAA